GCCTGGCTGACAAGCTAGGTATTCGTAAATTTGCGGCTGTGATGGGTGGTAGTTTGGGTGGTATGCAGGCAATGGCTTGGGCTATTCGGTTCCCCAAGCGAATTGATCATTGCGTAGTGGTAGCTTCTACTCCGAGATTAAGCGCTCAAAATATTGCCTTTAATGAAGTGGCACGCAATGCCATTTTGTCCGACCCTGATTTTCATGGCGGAAATTATTATGAGTATGGTGTGGTGCCAAAACGTGGCTTACGCTTAGCTCGTATAGTTGGACATATTACCTATTTGTCAGATGATGATATGGCCGAGAAATTTGGTCGTGAATTACAACGTCCAAATGGCGAATCTGATGACTATCGTTTTAGTTTTGACGTTGAGTTTGAAGTTGAAAGTTATTTACGTCATCAGGACGATAAATTCTCAACTTACTTCGATGCCAATACTTACCTACTCATTACACGCGCCCTAGATTATTTTGATCCGGCGCGTCGTTACGACGGCAGTCTTAATCGAGCTTTAGCAGAGGTGCAGGCTAAATTTTTGGTGGTGAGTTTTTCAACAGATTGGCGCTTTCCACCAGATCGTAGTCGTGAGATTGTTCAGTCCTTACTCAGTAACAAGAGTGAAGTTACTTATGCGGAGATTGATGCGCCGCATGGCCACAATGCATTCTTGTTGGATGATGCGCGCTACCATAATCTAGTTCGCGCTTACTTTAAGCAAATGCTTGAGGCTCAATGATGAGTATTCATAATAAGCGTGCCGATTTTTCTGCCATAGCGAATTGGATTGCACCCAATAGTCAGGTGCTGGATCTTGGTTGTGGCGATGGGAGTTTTCTGGAGTTTTTGCAGAAACAAAAACCAGTGCGTTCCTATGGTGTAGAAATTGATGATTCACGCGTACTTGCCTGCGTACAAAAAGGTCTGAATGTTATCCAGCAAGACTTAGAAGGTGGCCTAGCATTATTTGAAGACAATAGTTTTGATACTGTTGTGCTGTCTCAGACGCTTCAAACTATTCATCAAACTGAAAAGATATTGCGTGAGGTAGTGCGCGTAGGAAAAGAGTCGGTGATTTCTTTTCCAAATTTTGGGCATTGGTCACATCGGCTCGCTGTAGGCTTCGGTCATATGCCGGTTTCTAAGAGCTTGCCTTACCAGTGGTATAACACGCCAAATGTCCGTGTTTTGACAGTTGCCGATTTTGAGAGATTGGCTTCAAGCCTTGGTCTGAAAGTGCTCGATCAATGCATCCTGCATGAAGGTCGCCAAGTTACCATGATGCCAAACCTATTTGGCAGTCTCGCTTTATTCCGCATTCGACGTGCCTAACAAGCTGCTCAATGTAGTGCAGTCGTGGCTTAAAGACTTTCGCGTTTATCTCGAATGGCCTTGTTCGCGCATGTTGTTCTTGGGCTTTTCTGCAGGCCTTCCTTTGCTGTTGATTCTTGGAACCCTCAGCTTTTGGCTGCGCGAAGCTGATATTGATCGCAGTACGATTGGTTACTTAACCTGGGTTGGTTTGATCTATGCATTCAAGTGGGTATGGGCTCCGCTGGTTGATCGTCTGCAAATTCCGCTTTTAACAAAGTTATTTGGTCGACGCCGTAGTTGGCTGCTCTTTGCGCAAGCCCTCATCATCATCGGTTTAATTTTGATGTCAAATTTAGATCCCAAGCTTGCGCTCGAGTCTCTTGTTTAGTGTGCACTATTAGTTGTTTTTGGGTCTGCTACCCAAGATATTGCTTTGGATGCTTTTCGTATTGAGTCAGCCACTAGCGATCATCAAGCAGCTTTAGCTGCCACCTATCAAACAGGTTATCGACTCGCATTAATTTGGGCTGGTGCCGGAGTGCTCTGGCTGGCTGCTCGAGCAGAAATAGGAAGTGGCTATGATGCGAGTACTTGGCAATTTGCCTACCTCTGTACGGCGGCCTCTATTGGGGTTGGGGTGATTACAACGTTATTAAGTAAAGAACCGGCTCAGTATAAGTTA
The nucleotide sequence above comes from Polynucleobacter necessarius. Encoded proteins:
- the metX gene encoding homoserine O-succinyltransferase MetX translates to MSELHLSRNTIHFAEPLPLQSGAMLSGYDLVIETYGKLNADKSNAVLVCHALNASHHVAGPSPDDPEDIGWWDNMIGPGKPVDTNHFFVIGVNNLGSCFGSTGPMSINSATGKPYGADFPVVTVEDWVNTQARLADKLGIRKFAAVMGGSLGGMQAMAWAIRFPKRIDHCVVVASTPRLSAQNIAFNEVARNAILSDPDFHGGNYYEYGVVPKRGLRLARIVGHITYLSDDDMAEKFGRELQRPNGESDDYRFSFDVEFEVESYLRHQDDKFSTYFDANTYLLITRALDYFDPARRYDGSLNRALAEVQAKFLVVSFSTDWRFPPDRSREIVQSLLSNKSEVTYAEIDAPHGHNAFLLDDARYHNLVRAYFKQMLEAQ
- the metW gene encoding methionine biosynthesis protein MetW, which translates into the protein MMSIHNKRADFSAIANWIAPNSQVLDLGCGDGSFLEFLQKQKPVRSYGVEIDDSRVLACVQKGLNVIQQDLEGGLALFEDNSFDTVVLSQTLQTIHQTEKILREVVRVGKESVISFPNFGHWSHRLAVGFGHMPVSKSLPYQWYNTPNVRVLTVADFERLASSLGLKVLDQCILHEGRQVTMMPNLFGSLALFRIRRA